In Finegoldia magna ATCC 53516, a genomic segment contains:
- the queA gene encoding tRNA preQ1(34) S-adenosylmethionine ribosyltransferase-isomerase QueA: MNTDDFDYELDEKFIAQTPLDKRDESKLMVMDRFNGNTEIKKFYNIIDYLNPGDVLVCNNTRVIPARLFGHRPGKEEKIEVLLLQQTEDKWECLVKPGKKMKLDQVIEFSDKVSAKVVDITEDGSRILKFDYEGIFEERLDELGNMPLPPYIKEKLNDKERYQTVYSKHKGSAAAPTAGLHFTNELLEKIKEKGIYVVFLTLHVGLGTFRPVKVDDVKDHHMHSEYYTISQETVDIINRQKSKGHNIIAVGTTSVRTLETVTHNNNSKLVAESGWTDIFIYPGFEFNIVDSLITNFHLPKSTLMMLVSAFSKKEYIFDAYEKAKRNDFRFFSFGDAMFINGGKNV, translated from the coding sequence ATGAATACAGATGATTTTGATTACGAGTTAGATGAAAAATTTATCGCACAAACTCCATTAGATAAAAGAGATGAATCTAAGCTAATGGTTATGGATAGATTTAACGGAAATACAGAAATAAAAAAGTTTTATAATATTATAGATTATTTAAACCCTGGTGATGTTTTAGTATGTAATAACACAAGAGTTATTCCTGCTAGACTTTTTGGACACAGACCAGGAAAAGAAGAAAAAATTGAGGTTCTACTTCTACAACAAACAGAAGATAAGTGGGAATGTTTGGTAAAACCTGGAAAGAAAATGAAATTAGATCAAGTAATAGAATTTTCTGATAAAGTAAGCGCAAAAGTCGTAGACATTACAGAAGATGGATCTAGAATTTTAAAATTCGATTATGAAGGAATTTTTGAAGAGCGATTGGATGAACTTGGTAATATGCCACTTCCTCCATATATAAAAGAAAAATTGAATGATAAGGAAAGATACCAAACTGTTTATTCAAAACACAAAGGAAGTGCAGCAGCACCTACGGCAGGTCTTCATTTTACAAATGAACTTTTAGAAAAAATCAAAGAAAAAGGAATTTATGTAGTATTCTTAACATTACATGTAGGATTAGGAACATTCAGACCTGTTAAAGTTGATGATGTTAAGGATCATCACATGCATTCTGAATACTACACAATAAGTCAAGAAACTGTTGATATTATTAATCGACAAAAAAGTAAAGGACATAACATCATAGCGGTAGGGACTACAAGCGTAAGAACTTTAGAAACAGTTACGCACAATAATAATTCAAAACTAGTAGCTGAAAGTGGCTGGACAGATATTTTTATCTATCCGGGATTTGAATTTAATATCGTTGATAGCTTAATCACTAACTTCCATTTACCTAAATCTACTTTAATGATGTTGGTAAGTGCTTTTTCTAAGAAAGAATACATTTTTGATGCTTATGAAAAAGCGAAACGAAATGATTTTAGATTTTTTAGTTTTGGAGATGCTATGTTCATAAATGGAGGAAAGA
- the ruvB gene encoding Holliday junction branch migration DNA helicase RuvB, producing MEDKNDRIVGASFTKTDEDIDFNLRPKWMSDYIGQDKVKKKLSIFIEAAKNRNEPLDHALLYGPPGLGKTTLAHIIANEMGVNLRVTSGPAIEKPSDLASILTNLQKDDVLFIDEIHRINRSVEEILYPAMEDYALDIIVGKGPSARSLRIDLEKFTLIGATTRSGQLTGPLRDRFGVLLNLELYDIESLKKIVTRSAGVLGIGIDEEGAMEIARRSRGTPRIANRLLKRVRDYAEVRADGTITKEISNRGLNLLEVDKCGLDYVDRKIIMTMINNFDGGPVGVDTIAAATGEERITIEDVYEPYLLQIGFINRTSRGRIVTDKAYKHFNIVRKR from the coding sequence ATGGAAGATAAGAACGATAGGATTGTTGGAGCATCTTTTACAAAAACTGACGAAGATATCGACTTTAATTTAAGACCAAAGTGGATGAGCGATTATATCGGTCAAGATAAAGTCAAAAAGAAATTGTCAATTTTTATTGAAGCTGCAAAGAATAGAAACGAACCATTGGATCACGCTTTGTTATATGGGCCACCGGGATTAGGTAAAACTACTTTAGCACACATTATTGCAAATGAAATGGGAGTTAATCTAAGAGTTACTAGTGGACCTGCAATTGAAAAGCCTTCTGATTTAGCAAGTATTCTTACAAATTTACAAAAAGATGATGTCTTGTTTATAGATGAAATCCACAGAATTAATCGTTCTGTTGAAGAAATCTTGTATCCTGCAATGGAAGATTATGCTTTAGATATCATAGTTGGAAAAGGACCTTCTGCAAGAAGTTTAAGAATAGATTTGGAAAAATTTACACTTATTGGTGCTACAACAAGGTCTGGTCAATTAACAGGACCGCTGCGCGATAGATTTGGTGTGCTATTAAACTTAGAGTTATATGATATAGAAAGTTTGAAGAAGATAGTTACTAGATCTGCTGGAGTTTTGGGAATAGGAATTGATGAAGAAGGTGCTATGGAAATAGCAAGACGAAGTAGAGGTACTCCGAGAATCGCTAATAGATTATTAAAAAGAGTTAGAGATTACGCAGAAGTTAGAGCAGACGGAACTATTACAAAGGAAATAAGTAATCGTGGTTTAAATTTGTTAGAAGTAGACAAATGTGGACTAGATTATGTTGATAGAAAAATAATAATGACAATGATTAATAATTTTGATGGTGGACCTGTTGGTGTTGATACAATTGCAGCGGCCACTGGCGAAGAAAGAATTACTATTGAAGATGTTTATGAACCTTATTTGTTGCAAATAGGATTTATCAATAGAACTTCAAGAGGAAGAATTGTCACAGATAAAGCGTATAAGCATTTTAATATAGTTCGAAAGAGGTGA
- the ruvA gene encoding Holliday junction branch migration protein RuvA, producing MYSYIIGVITEVHENYIVLENNKIGYKVFITDFFRDNVSAFDEYKVYTEFVEREDASILYGFSSQKERDLFNLLTDVTSIGPKYAMNILSTMTVDECKTAIITDDIKLLTQAPGVGKKTASRIILELKEKIEKDFVPSEKPVTKEVKKSSDSEFAREALLQLGYFKNDVDAFIENTDISGLSIEDIMKKAMKSLDSSR from the coding sequence ATGTATTCGTATATTATTGGAGTTATTACAGAAGTTCATGAAAATTACATAGTATTAGAAAACAACAAAATTGGTTATAAAGTATTCATAACTGATTTTTTTAGGGATAATGTCAGTGCATTTGATGAATACAAAGTATATACCGAATTTGTTGAAAGAGAAGATGCAAGTATTTTGTACGGATTTTCATCTCAAAAAGAAAGAGACTTATTTAACTTGTTAACAGATGTAACATCTATTGGTCCAAAATATGCAATGAATATACTATCAACTATGACAGTTGATGAATGCAAGACTGCTATTATTACTGACGATATTAAACTTCTGACACAAGCACCAGGCGTTGGCAAAAAAACCGCATCAAGGATAATTTTAGAGCTAAAAGAAAAAATCGAAAAAGATTTCGTACCGTCAGAAAAACCTGTTACAAAAGAAGTTAAAAAATCTAGTGATTCAGAATTTGCAAGAGAAGCATTGTTACAACTTGGTTATTTCAAAAATGATGTAGATGCGTTTATCGAAAACACTGATATTTCTGGATTATCAATTGAAGATATAATGAAAAAAGCTATGAAAAGCTTGGATAGTAGTAGGTAG
- the ruvC gene encoding crossover junction endodeoxyribonuclease RuvC encodes MRVLGIDPGIAIVGYSILDYDNNKIKCLEYGCITTSSKSPLPDRLSFIYNEMNKIIDEFQPEDCAFEELFFNKNVKTAITVSQARGVEILSCINKNLNLYEYTPLQIKQAVVGYGRADKRQVQETVKTILKFNDIPKPDDAADAVAVALCHIFGSKFKYLNEMK; translated from the coding sequence GTGAGAGTTTTAGGAATTGATCCTGGTATAGCAATCGTTGGATATTCTATATTGGATTATGATAATAACAAAATAAAATGTCTTGAATATGGTTGCATCACAACAAGTTCAAAATCACCATTACCTGACAGATTATCATTTATTTACAATGAAATGAACAAAATTATCGATGAATTTCAACCGGAAGATTGTGCATTTGAAGAATTGTTTTTCAATAAAAACGTAAAGACAGCAATAACGGTCTCTCAAGCAAGAGGAGTAGAAATTCTAAGCTGTATCAATAAGAATTTAAATCTTTACGAATATACACCTCTTCAAATTAAACAAGCGGTTGTAGGATATGGAAGAGCGGATAAAAGGCAAGTACAAGAAACTGTCAAAACAATTTTAAAATTTAACGATATACCTAAACCTGATGATGCTGCAGATGCTGTAGCTGTGGCTTTGTGTCATATTTTTGGAAGTAAATTTAAATATTTAAATGAAATGAAATAG